In Desulfovibrio sp. 86, the following proteins share a genomic window:
- a CDS encoding DUF4417 domain-containing protein, whose translation MAVSTNGLLRNKLDREYFKLGLALMIERLQPQTIVNYSRMPDDIFGPYRNNGPELIEIPYYAFSARKEAA comes from the coding sequence GTGGCCGTCAGCACCAATGGCCTGCTGCGCAACAAACTGGACAGAGAATATTTCAAACTGGGTCTGGCCCTTATGATTGAAAGGCTCCAGCCGCAAACCATCGTCAACTACAGCCGGATGCCGGACGATATTTTTGGGCCTTACCGTAATAACGGGCCAGAATTGATTGAAATACCATACTACGCATTTTCTGCTCGCAAGGAGGCCGCGTAA
- a CDS encoding tail fiber assembly protein → MTTFYSPDGNPEIWDEKPASYITVEEWEAARAAEAAEAEAARLAEYNSAAARISRLRTKRDARLADTDKYLLADYPISSENLAKVKAYRQALRDLPAQEGAPFDGGGHETPWPAIPQL, encoded by the coding sequence ATGACTACTTTTTACTCGCCAGATGGCAACCCCGAAATATGGGACGAGAAGCCTGCTAGCTATATCACTGTCGAAGAATGGGAAGCCGCCCGCGCAGCCGAAGCAGCCGAAGCCGAAGCGGCGCGCCTTGCAGAATATAACAGCGCCGCCGCCAGAATCTCGCGGCTGCGCACAAAGCGTGACGCCCGCCTTGCCGACACAGACAAGTATCTGCTGGCAGACTATCCCATCAGCTCGGAAAACCTGGCAAAGGTCAAAGCCTACCGTCAGGCGCTGCGTGACCTGCCCGCGCAGGAAGGCGCGCCTTTTGACGGAGGCGGGCATGAAACGCCGTGGCCCGCCATTCCGCAACTATAA
- a CDS encoding GNAT family N-acetyltransferase — translation MLAFATEPFTQLEAEARPLTAAHWSEVEAPLHGNAAYGLDAARYARLEDLGMLHVSAARAPDGALAGYAAFTLVPCPHRQGMLLAALDGLYLAPLARGGFTALGLLRHAEAELRQRGAGLVQYSSPASRPCDALYRRLGAHHTETIWHKELC, via the coding sequence ATGCTGGCATTTGCCACCGAACCCTTCACCCAACTGGAGGCCGAGGCCCGGCCCCTCACCGCCGCGCACTGGAGCGAAGTGGAGGCCCCACTGCACGGAAACGCGGCCTATGGCCTGGACGCGGCACGCTACGCCCGCCTTGAAGACCTGGGCATGCTGCACGTCAGCGCGGCCCGCGCGCCCGATGGCGCTCTGGCAGGCTATGCGGCCTTTACCCTTGTGCCCTGCCCGCACCGTCAGGGCATGCTGCTGGCGGCTCTGGACGGTCTGTATCTGGCCCCGCTGGCGCGTGGCGGCTTCACGGCCCTTGGCCTGCTGCGCCATGCCGAGGCGGAACTCCGGCAACGCGGCGCGGGTCTTGTGCAGTACAGTTCCCCCGCCTCGCGCCCCTGTGACGCCCTCTACCGCCGCCTGGGCGCGCACCACACCGAAACCATCTGGCACAAGGAGCTTTGCTGA
- a CDS encoding bifunctional adenosylcobinamide kinase/adenosylcobinamide-phosphate guanylyltransferase: MSARCVFFVGGTRSGKSGMAQRWAEAVAPQRLYLATCWAEDEEMARRVARHQDMRGAGWQCLEEPLNPAAALDRLFAAATQTGGVRASQTPSAVDGPTAPEGPDGPDGLAGPERPEMSECPGGTESAAPGVILLDCVSLWIANLLARDQGEEAILRKVSALGERLAAPPVPVAVVSAETGLGLVPMSPLGRAFNDVLGLANQELARVCHHVVFVSCGLPLALKGALPEELC; this comes from the coding sequence TTGAGCGCACGTTGCGTCTTTTTTGTGGGTGGCACGCGCAGCGGCAAAAGCGGCATGGCCCAGCGCTGGGCCGAAGCCGTGGCCCCGCAACGGCTGTATCTGGCGACCTGTTGGGCCGAGGACGAGGAAATGGCGCGCCGTGTGGCGCGGCATCAGGATATGCGCGGCGCTGGCTGGCAATGCCTTGAGGAACCTCTGAATCCCGCCGCCGCCCTTGACCGTCTTTTTGCAGCGGCGACACAAACTGGCGGTGTGCGCGCTTCACAGACGCCATCGGCAGTGGACGGCCCGACAGCGCCGGAAGGACCAGACGGGCCAGACGGGTTGGCAGGGCCGGAAAGGCCAGAAATGTCGGAATGTCCAGGCGGGACGGAAAGCGCCGCGCCGGGCGTCATTTTGCTGGACTGCGTAAGCCTGTGGATTGCCAATCTTCTTGCCCGCGATCAGGGCGAGGAGGCAATTTTGCGTAAGGTATCGGCCCTTGGGGAGCGCCTGGCCGCGCCCCCTGTGCCCGTGGCCGTGGTCAGCGCCGAAACGGGCTTGGGCCTTGTGCCCATGTCGCCCCTGGGGCGAGCTTTTAATGACGTGCTGGGCCTGGCCAATCAGGAACTGGCCCGGGTCTGTCACCATGTGGTTTTTGTCAGTTGCGGCCTGCCCCTGGCTCTCAAGGGGGCGCTGCCGGAGGAACTATGTTGA